In the Ilumatobacteraceae bacterium genome, one interval contains:
- a CDS encoding type IV secretory system conjugative DNA transfer family protein has product MNERPSSMSAPETLLLVAACAVVALGVVAWSGAALAAMLNGERLDGGLAAAMRALTRLPDHLGDPRMAWRAPEDRAALPGPTLYWAATSCVLLAVLGVVWLGLWVWRRSLDRGRVRLGVETRARFATTRDLAPLVVERPVPTGRFVLGRVHGRFVATEDRHAAAPMRSRRVRVRQGDRGSVAVIGPSRSGKTANVIAGLLDWDGPAVVVSIKRDLIDATREARQTKGATKVFDPSGVSGLPPLELGRWTPLRAARSPRGAQKAASALAASIPRSGVDGGADYWVKQAEILLTGLLGAAALADDRTMLDVAQWVFTKSIPVKKRPNEIIDILRRAKQRGTAAEREAAGAAMLQLDAVWNLDERVRSSVYATVQTVVQAWLDPAVDLSSTLDRSGQRFVDLDWLTDPGRANTLYLVAPLDDQDRLAPVLGGLLGDLKDQAYQRDVAGVGLERPLLMVIDEAGNMPLAWLPEVAATCAGIGILLVTIWQSKAQLDAAYGRLSDSVLTNHLTKVVFSGCSDPATLDYVSRLLGDEEVQHRSLSYDLGGGSRRSVSESSHREALTPFHLLRQVRPGEAVLIHGTLPPAHLIARRWWEERPAGQKAA; this is encoded by the coding sequence GTGAACGAGCGCCCGTCATCGATGTCCGCACCCGAGACATTGCTCCTGGTAGCGGCATGTGCGGTCGTCGCTTTGGGCGTGGTGGCGTGGAGCGGAGCCGCCCTCGCGGCGATGTTGAACGGCGAGCGCCTCGACGGTGGTTTGGCCGCCGCGATGCGGGCGCTCACCCGGCTGCCCGATCATCTCGGTGACCCGCGGATGGCGTGGCGAGCGCCCGAGGACCGCGCCGCGCTTCCCGGACCGACGTTGTATTGGGCGGCGACAAGCTGCGTGCTGCTGGCGGTGCTCGGTGTCGTGTGGCTCGGGCTCTGGGTGTGGCGTCGCAGCCTGGATCGGGGGCGGGTTCGCCTCGGAGTCGAGACGCGCGCCCGGTTCGCGACGACCCGGGACTTGGCTCCGTTGGTCGTCGAGCGACCGGTGCCGACCGGCCGGTTCGTACTCGGTCGAGTGCACGGCCGGTTCGTCGCGACCGAGGACCGGCACGCGGCGGCGCCGATGCGATCGCGGCGGGTGCGGGTCCGCCAGGGTGACCGTGGTTCAGTCGCAGTGATCGGCCCGTCACGGTCGGGCAAGACCGCCAACGTGATCGCTGGGCTGCTCGACTGGGACGGTCCGGCCGTGGTGGTGAGCATCAAGCGTGACCTGATCGACGCCACCCGCGAAGCCCGCCAAACGAAGGGGGCCACCAAGGTGTTCGACCCGTCTGGAGTATCCGGGCTGCCGCCTCTCGAGTTGGGACGCTGGACACCGCTGCGGGCGGCGCGCAGCCCGCGCGGTGCGCAGAAGGCAGCGTCCGCGCTGGCGGCGTCGATCCCGCGGTCGGGTGTCGACGGGGGAGCGGACTACTGGGTGAAGCAGGCCGAGATCCTCCTGACCGGCCTGCTCGGCGCCGCCGCACTCGCCGACGACCGCACGATGCTGGATGTCGCCCAGTGGGTGTTCACGAAGTCAATCCCGGTCAAGAAGCGGCCCAACGAGATCATCGACATCTTGCGTCGAGCCAAGCAGCGCGGCACGGCCGCCGAGCGGGAGGCGGCGGGCGCGGCGATGCTGCAACTCGACGCGGTGTGGAACCTCGACGAGCGGGTCCGGTCGTCGGTGTACGCCACCGTGCAGACCGTCGTCCAGGCGTGGCTCGACCCCGCCGTGGATCTTTCGTCCACTCTCGACCGGTCCGGGCAGCGGTTCGTCGATCTCGACTGGCTCACGGATCCCGGGCGGGCCAACACGCTCTACCTGGTCGCGCCGCTCGACGACCAGGATCGCCTCGCGCCGGTCCTCGGCGGGCTACTCGGTGACCTCAAGGACCAGGCATATCAGCGCGACGTCGCCGGTGTGGGGCTCGAGCGGCCGCTGCTGATGGTGATCGACGAGGCCGGCAACATGCCACTGGCCTGGTTGCCCGAGGTCGCCGCGACCTGTGCTGGGATCGGGATCCTGCTGGTGACGATCTGGCAGTCGAAGGCGCAGCTCGACGCCGCCTACGGCCGGCTGTCCGACAGTGTGCTGACCAACCATCTCACCAAGGTCGTGTTCTCTGGTTGCTCCGACCCGGCAACGCTCGACTACGTCAGCCGCCTGCTCGGTGACGAGGAGGTGCAGCACCGGTCATTGTCGTACGACCTCGGCGGAGGGTCACGACGCAGCGTCTCCGAGTCGAGCCACCGCGAGGCTCTCACTCCGTTCCACCTGCTGCGCCAGGTCCGCCCCGGCGAGGCGGTCCTGATCCACGGCACCCTGCCGCCGGCCCATTTGATCGCCCGCCGCTGGTGGGAAGAACGCCCGGCCGGCCAGAAGGCAGCCTGA
- a CDS encoding amidohydrolase family protein, producing the protein MTTRILVCGNPVVAGGSIGCIDDGALIVEDGEVADVGPRADLEARGPFDDRIGGPDTMVVPGFVNAHYHTECWTAPGLIDEIFELGNLYVGSSMIDTDHEIIDLLATYGLIQAVKGGQTTTIDAFYGRPTLPLLGAEAVLAAYERIGMRTALGVSFRDQNRYAHMSDDEVLATFPPDIAAEIRASPLGYAWPTDQMVEIFGELHRRWDGRDGRFRVITAPDWTPACSDDLYRLCRRLSDDYGTPMTSHVLETRSELMWNADNVGGSAVRRLADLGVLGPDVSFSHFVWATDDDIRIAVDHGVTMVHCFGSNMRTSVGLCRVRDILAASGSLAFGTDGASLGDREDFLAEIRAGTTMQRMPDRFDEHRIDSLAVLDAATRQGAQAAGFGSRVGTLERHKAADLVCIDTSRVMFPRTRYHHDRILDVVIDRADHSDITAVMIGGRLVVEQGTVLTVDEDKVVDRINEIEDELYRPTPEAARRRELAAMVRPLVERTSGEWYSRPIDQPASIFNTRSIPGASDG; encoded by the coding sequence ATGACAACGAGAATCCTGGTGTGCGGCAACCCGGTGGTCGCCGGCGGGTCGATCGGATGCATCGACGACGGTGCGCTGATCGTGGAGGACGGCGAGGTCGCCGACGTCGGCCCACGCGCCGACCTGGAGGCGAGGGGCCCGTTCGACGACCGGATCGGCGGCCCGGACACCATGGTCGTGCCGGGTTTCGTGAACGCGCACTACCACACCGAATGCTGGACGGCCCCGGGCTTGATCGACGAGATCTTCGAACTTGGCAATCTCTACGTCGGTTCGAGCATGATCGATACCGACCATGAGATCATCGACCTGCTCGCGACCTATGGCCTGATCCAGGCGGTCAAGGGCGGTCAGACCACGACGATCGACGCCTTCTACGGCCGCCCGACCCTGCCCCTGCTCGGAGCCGAAGCGGTCCTAGCGGCCTACGAGCGGATCGGGATGCGTACGGCGCTCGGGGTGTCGTTCCGAGACCAGAACCGCTACGCGCACATGAGCGACGACGAGGTGCTGGCCACGTTCCCACCCGACATCGCCGCCGAGATCCGCGCCTCACCGCTGGGTTACGCGTGGCCGACGGACCAGATGGTCGAGATCTTCGGCGAGTTGCACCGTCGGTGGGACGGCCGCGACGGCCGGTTTCGCGTCATCACCGCCCCCGATTGGACACCGGCGTGTTCCGACGACTTGTACCGGTTGTGCCGCCGCCTGTCTGACGACTACGGCACACCGATGACCTCCCACGTCCTCGAGACCCGTTCGGAGTTGATGTGGAACGCCGACAACGTCGGCGGGTCAGCGGTTCGACGACTGGCCGATCTCGGTGTGCTCGGTCCCGACGTGTCGTTCAGCCATTTCGTCTGGGCCACCGACGACGACATCCGGATCGCCGTCGACCACGGCGTGACGATGGTCCATTGCTTCGGATCGAACATGCGGACCTCTGTCGGGTTGTGCCGAGTCCGCGACATCCTCGCCGCCAGCGGCTCGCTGGCGTTCGGTACCGACGGCGCCTCGCTCGGAGACCGAGAGGACTTCCTGGCCGAGATCCGAGCGGGGACGACGATGCAGCGGATGCCGGACCGGTTCGACGAGCACCGCATCGACTCGCTCGCGGTACTCGATGCCGCGACGCGCCAAGGCGCGCAGGCGGCTGGCTTCGGCAGCCGGGTCGGCACCCTCGAGCGCCACAAGGCAGCGGACCTGGTCTGCATCGACACCAGCCGGGTGATGTTCCCGAGAACCCGGTACCACCACGACCGCATCCTCGATGTGGTGATCGACCGAGCCGACCACAGTGACATCACAGCGGTCATGATCGGAGGACGACTGGTCGTAGAGCAGGGAACGGTCCTCACCGTCGACGAGGACAAGGTCGTCGACAGGATCAATGAGATCGAAGACGAGCTGTATCGCCCTACGCCAGAGGCCGCCCGCCGCCGCGAGCTGGCCGCCATGGTACGTCCCCTCGTCGAGCGCACCAGCGGCGAGTGGTACTCGCGTCCAATTGATCAGCCGGCGTCGATTTTCAACACCCGATCGATCCCAGGAGCGTCCGACGGATGA
- a CDS encoding VOC family protein, producing the protein MASVRAADILDRAGGIMHIRRIHHVAVAHGDDSPLIGALVDHAGLTVTETEYGEGFTERMWPVGASYVQTLEATGDGIIERSLTSRGPGLHHLAFEVDDVEAAVADLRDAGVRVIDEAPRRVGHTLVAFVHPSAFGGVLVELVEELPASDLN; encoded by the coding sequence GTGGCCAGCGTAAGAGCAGCTGATATCTTAGATCGCGCTGGAGGAATCATGCATATCCGACGTATCCATCATGTTGCCGTCGCGCACGGCGACGACTCCCCGCTGATCGGCGCACTGGTCGACCATGCTGGCCTCACCGTCACCGAAACCGAATACGGGGAGGGCTTCACCGAGCGAATGTGGCCGGTCGGCGCCTCATACGTCCAGACCCTGGAGGCGACGGGCGACGGTATCATCGAACGTTCACTCACCTCCCGCGGCCCGGGTCTGCATCATCTCGCGTTCGAGGTCGACGACGTTGAGGCGGCGGTCGCCGATTTACGCGACGCCGGGGTACGGGTGATCGACGAGGCACCACGGCGTGTGGGTCACACCCTGGTGGCGTTCGTCCACCCGTCGGCGTTCGGCGGGGTCCTGGTCGAACTTGTCGAAGAACTCCCGGCGTCCGACCTGAACTGA
- a CDS encoding amidohydrolase family protein, producing MAVSEGQNDIAMRIDAHTHILSLSADPDFTARYGREGSLCICRSQGHLPSHRMPTDTEWDDAGLFDRGFLTIGPAETVAAHRGFDKIVILGVSPQFLDGELIGTVDTTGITGVPGPPHPDKCNDYIAACVRMDPDHLIGFASVNPAYRGVRAAVNELERAVTELGLSGVKLYPMYQHWSPMDREVAFPVFAKAAELGIPVMVHQAGSTRIDARMEYARPAMLDDIGREFRDLVVILAHCGIPWIDEAMFMLTKHPNFYADLSYHIATITRRDLFSFLHRSEPFFVPLGKLFFGTDYPGFLYDPIELAHKLMTVNDEAEALALDPIPEHQLDGIMGDNLARVLGLVAA from the coding sequence GTGGCAGTGAGCGAAGGACAGAACGACATCGCGATGCGCATCGACGCCCACACCCACATCCTGAGCTTGTCCGCCGACCCCGACTTCACAGCCCGGTACGGGCGCGAAGGTTCGCTGTGCATCTGTCGCAGTCAGGGGCATCTCCCGTCCCACCGGATGCCGACCGACACCGAGTGGGACGACGCCGGGTTGTTCGACCGTGGCTTCTTGACGATCGGTCCAGCCGAGACGGTGGCCGCTCACCGAGGATTCGACAAGATCGTGATCCTGGGGGTCTCGCCCCAGTTCCTCGACGGTGAGCTGATCGGGACGGTGGACACGACCGGGATCACCGGCGTCCCTGGTCCACCGCACCCCGACAAGTGCAACGACTACATCGCCGCCTGCGTGAGGATGGACCCAGACCATCTGATCGGCTTCGCATCGGTGAATCCGGCCTATCGCGGGGTTCGTGCCGCGGTCAACGAACTCGAACGTGCGGTCACCGAGCTCGGCTTGTCGGGGGTCAAGCTCTATCCCATGTACCAACACTGGTCGCCAATGGACCGCGAGGTTGCGTTCCCGGTGTTCGCCAAGGCAGCCGAGCTCGGCATCCCGGTGATGGTGCATCAAGCCGGTTCGACCCGGATCGACGCCCGCATGGAATACGCGCGGCCGGCGATGCTCGACGACATCGGCCGCGAGTTCCGTGATCTCGTGGTGATCCTGGCGCACTGCGGAATCCCGTGGATCGACGAAGCGATGTTCATGCTCACCAAGCACCCGAACTTCTACGCGGACCTGAGCTACCACATCGCCACGATCACCCGCCGCGACCTGTTCTCGTTCCTGCATCGCTCGGAGCCATTCTTCGTCCCGCTCGGCAAGCTGTTCTTCGGCACGGACTATCCGGGATTCCTCTACGACCCGATCGAGTTGGCGCACAAGCTAATGACGGTGAACGACGAAGCCGAGGCGCTCGCGCTGGATCCGATCCCCGAGCACCAGCTCGATGGGATCATGGGCGACAACCTCGCCCGGGTGCTGGGGCTCGTCGCCGCCTGA
- a CDS encoding amidohydrolase family protein, with amino-acid sequence MTTERTLVIGDPVVTLGPRGEISGGAVVVEGRKVLAVGTREQMDGYGPFADILGSMDHLVLPGFTNCHYHSELAVGPGLYEHIFERANVMLVHPDGGARPDDIYTIVLWGLVQAIKGGQTSAIDFYYGRPGLDHFGADAALEAYRDAGLRVAFGLVSRDENIYAHESNDDFLARLPRPLAEEIRASTMGYAWPVDEVFESFEVLAARWHQHEDRIHLIVAPDWTPSCSDDLYRRCVALADEYDTTLTTHALETRAEMVYNLERYGMSALERLDRLGVLRGGTSLAHFVWVTDADVKRFAESGAVASNNPGSNLRLSAGICRTRDLLAAGGKVGIGTDGISFSERDDFFQELRLASYLQRTPEVFGSGRLDSRDLLVSAAHAGAEATGWPEQIGALEPGYLADLLVVAKDRVFFPPGRFESTPPLDVIIDRTEAADIDAVMINGRVVMRDGEVTVVDEADLRDRVVDATTRLYPLGASTQATGLSARLDPYIVDFYQRFYAPEVAPAYLYNPQTDPDVTGRWQ; translated from the coding sequence GTGACGACCGAACGCACCCTCGTCATCGGTGACCCGGTCGTGACGTTGGGCCCTCGTGGGGAGATCTCCGGCGGGGCGGTCGTGGTCGAGGGTCGGAAGGTTCTCGCGGTCGGTACCCGGGAACAGATGGACGGGTACGGCCCGTTCGCCGACATCCTCGGATCGATGGACCACCTGGTGCTCCCCGGATTCACGAACTGCCATTACCACTCCGAGTTGGCGGTCGGACCCGGCTTGTACGAGCACATCTTCGAACGGGCCAACGTGATGCTCGTTCACCCCGATGGCGGCGCCCGACCCGACGACATCTACACGATCGTGTTGTGGGGTTTGGTCCAGGCGATCAAGGGCGGACAGACCTCGGCGATCGACTTCTACTACGGCCGGCCAGGCCTGGACCACTTCGGGGCCGACGCGGCGCTTGAGGCCTACCGAGACGCGGGACTCCGGGTCGCGTTCGGGCTCGTGAGCCGGGACGAGAACATCTACGCCCACGAATCGAACGACGATTTTCTCGCCCGCCTCCCACGCCCACTCGCGGAGGAGATCCGCGCCTCGACGATGGGGTATGCCTGGCCGGTGGACGAGGTCTTCGAATCGTTCGAGGTGCTCGCTGCTCGATGGCACCAGCACGAGGACCGGATCCATCTGATCGTCGCTCCTGACTGGACACCGTCGTGCTCGGACGATCTGTACCGCCGCTGCGTAGCGCTCGCCGACGAGTACGACACCACCCTCACGACCCACGCGCTCGAGACGCGGGCCGAGATGGTGTACAACCTCGAACGGTATGGGATGTCGGCACTCGAACGACTCGACCGGCTCGGGGTGCTGCGTGGCGGGACCAGCCTCGCCCACTTCGTGTGGGTGACCGATGCCGACGTCAAGCGGTTCGCTGAGTCGGGAGCGGTGGCGTCCAACAACCCCGGGTCAAACCTGCGACTCTCGGCCGGCATCTGCCGAACCCGCGATCTGCTTGCGGCGGGCGGCAAGGTCGGCATCGGGACCGACGGGATCTCGTTCAGCGAGCGTGACGACTTCTTCCAGGAGCTACGTCTCGCGTCCTATCTCCAGCGCACGCCCGAGGTCTTCGGGTCCGGTCGTCTGGACAGCCGCGACCTGCTCGTGTCGGCCGCTCACGCCGGAGCGGAGGCAACCGGCTGGCCCGAGCAGATCGGCGCACTGGAGCCGGGCTACCTCGCGGACCTACTCGTCGTCGCCAAGGACCGAGTCTTCTTCCCGCCAGGGCGGTTCGAGAGCACCCCACCGCTCGACGTGATCATCGACCGTACCGAGGCGGCCGACATCGACGCCGTAATGATCAACGGCCGGGTCGTCATGCGCGACGGCGAGGTGACCGTCGTCGACGAAGCCGACCTTCGGGATCGGGTCGTCGACGCGACGACTCGCCTATACCCGCTGGGAGCGAGCACCCAGGCCACCGGCCTCTCGGCTCGCCTCGACCCCTACATCGTCGACTTCTACCAGCGGTTCTACGCCCCCGAGGTGGCGCCCGCATATCTGTACAACCCGCAAACCGATCCCGACGTCACCGGCCGGTGGCAGTGA
- a CDS encoding amidohydrolase, whose translation MSNHIIIENTTVVTMNDDDEVVFGASIVIDGNRITTVTTDSVDPALTEGATVIDGDGMAALPGLVDLHYHTALGKGWSDHLPLFEYLQSCWYPMIRALDPEAAYWAGMASYAESLRSGTTTVNDMYRQLPSVARAAEQIGIRAVLCNDVADDEHDLDSLADNANAYRTLHGSADGRVEVLVGIEWLPLSSRALLRGARELADELGTGIHIHLNESLSELEISQTKFGRRPTEFAYDCGILGPDCIAAHCVWLNDAEIALMRETGTHISHNPVSNAKLGNGVARVPEMLAAGLNVGLGHDAAECNNSRDLFQVMKWASLVHRANRVDASLQQAPDVLRMATRNGSAALGHDTGQITSGSIADIILIDLDSPVFTPLMPDHPGHLFSHLVFAADGSCVDTTIVDGQIVMRGREFTRFDEEEVLARANEHFRAVVGRMVVPPEYANARVRAGS comes from the coding sequence ATGTCGAATCACATCATCATCGAGAACACGACCGTCGTCACGATGAACGACGACGACGAGGTCGTGTTCGGCGCCTCGATCGTCATCGACGGCAATCGCATCACCACCGTCACCACCGACAGTGTCGACCCGGCGCTCACCGAGGGCGCGACCGTGATCGACGGCGACGGGATGGCCGCGCTCCCCGGCCTGGTCGACCTGCACTATCACACCGCACTGGGTAAGGGATGGTCCGACCATCTCCCCTTGTTCGAGTACCTCCAATCATGCTGGTATCCGATGATCCGCGCGCTCGACCCCGAGGCGGCGTACTGGGCCGGGATGGCGAGCTACGCCGAGTCGCTCCGCTCCGGAACCACCACGGTGAACGACATGTACCGCCAACTCCCCTCGGTCGCGCGCGCCGCGGAACAGATCGGGATACGTGCCGTGCTGTGCAACGACGTTGCCGACGACGAACACGACCTCGACAGCCTGGCCGACAACGCCAACGCCTACCGCACCCTGCACGGGAGCGCCGACGGTCGGGTCGAGGTGCTGGTCGGTATCGAATGGTTGCCCCTGTCGTCGCGCGCCTTGCTGCGCGGTGCACGCGAGCTCGCGGACGAGTTGGGCACTGGGATCCACATCCACCTCAATGAGAGCCTCAGCGAACTCGAGATCTCCCAGACCAAGTTCGGCCGACGACCGACCGAGTTCGCGTACGACTGCGGAATCCTTGGCCCGGATTGCATCGCCGCGCATTGCGTCTGGCTCAATGACGCCGAGATCGCGCTCATGCGCGAAACCGGCACACACATCTCGCACAACCCGGTGTCGAACGCCAAGCTCGGCAATGGGGTCGCACGGGTACCAGAAATGCTCGCAGCCGGTCTGAACGTCGGCCTCGGACACGACGCTGCCGAATGCAACAACAGTCGCGACCTGTTCCAGGTCATGAAGTGGGCATCGCTCGTGCATCGAGCAAACCGGGTCGACGCATCGCTCCAGCAGGCGCCGGATGTGCTGAGGATGGCGACACGCAACGGGTCGGCGGCACTCGGACACGACACGGGCCAGATCACGTCGGGCAGCATCGCCGACATCATCCTGATCGACCTGGACTCCCCGGTCTTCACCCCATTGATGCCCGATCATCCCGGCCACCTGTTCTCGCACCTCGTGTTCGCTGCCGACGGCTCCTGTGTCGACACCACGATCGTCGACGGCCAGATCGTCATGCGCGGTCGGGAGTTCACCCGTTTCGACGAGGAAGAGGTCCTCGCAAGAGCGAACGAGCACTTCCGGGCTGTCGTGGGACGCATGGTCGTGCCGCCCGAGTACGCCAACGCCCGAGTGCGCGCCGGCTCGTGA
- a CDS encoding ABC transporter permease — protein MSLTSTDDTSETEAVVDGSDRSQAHHLVPHARRSWWSRLGSAMWRGIIFLAPPLLVVAVLIGIWEWYVVANDVKPSTLPSLSRVVEQGWAFRSELWENTKPTLKETFIGFSLSVIIGSLFAVAIDFSITVRRAIYPVLVASQTLPIIAIAPLMIIWFGFGLLPKIIVVVLVTFFPITVSLSDGFRSAEAEAMDLLGSMGASKWKVFRYVRLPSALPSFFSGLRIGITYAVVGAVFAEYVGAKKGLGIFMLLQKNSFRTDLVLAAVFVTALVSVTLFSLVSILQRLTIPWYAASRAHQQNQ, from the coding sequence GTGAGCTTGACCTCGACCGACGACACATCCGAGACCGAAGCGGTCGTCGACGGCAGCGACCGGTCTCAGGCGCACCACCTGGTACCCCACGCACGCCGTAGCTGGTGGTCACGTCTCGGCTCGGCGATGTGGCGTGGGATCATCTTCCTCGCCCCGCCACTCCTAGTGGTCGCGGTCCTGATCGGGATCTGGGAATGGTACGTCGTCGCCAACGACGTCAAGCCGTCGACCCTGCCCTCGCTGAGCCGGGTGGTCGAGCAGGGTTGGGCATTTCGGAGCGAACTCTGGGAGAACACGAAACCGACACTCAAGGAGACCTTCATCGGGTTCAGCCTGTCGGTCATCATCGGTTCGCTGTTCGCGGTCGCGATCGACTTCTCGATCACCGTACGCCGCGCCATCTACCCAGTCCTCGTCGCATCGCAGACCTTGCCGATCATCGCAATCGCCCCCCTGATGATCATCTGGTTCGGCTTCGGGCTGCTGCCGAAGATCATCGTCGTCGTCCTCGTCACCTTCTTCCCGATCACCGTCAGCCTGAGCGACGGCTTTCGATCCGCCGAAGCCGAGGCGATGGACCTGCTCGGCTCGATGGGCGCCAGCAAGTGGAAGGTCTTCCGCTACGTCAGGCTACCCAGCGCCCTCCCGTCGTTCTTCTCCGGTCTCCGAATCGGCATCACCTACGCCGTCGTCGGCGCCGTCTTCGCCGAATACGTCGGCGCCAAGAAGGGGCTCGGCATCTTCATGCTCTTGCAGAAGAACTCATTCCGGACCGACCTGGTCCTCGCAGCGGTCTTCGTCACCGCCCTCGTCAGCGTGACCCTGTTCTCCCTGGTGTCGATCCTCCAGCGACTGACGATCCCCTGGTACGCCGCGTCGCGCGCCCACCAACAGAACCAATAG
- a CDS encoding ABC transporter substrate-binding protein gives MTRRRTLTRLVTAPLLLGLVVAACGDDDETDDTSADETTDSSEPADEMSDEATASSEDMSEGASEPVELETVSFQLDWVPNTNHTGLYVADALGYYADAGIELEILPYSGSSGDTIVAEGQGDFAISFQNSITLSKPAGAEITTVAAVVQHAAEAIAVRADRDDIASPADLDGKLYAGFGGAFEVPVMTAVIQAAGGEGEFESVILDTAAYEAVYNDSADFVIPFKTWEGIEAELSDEPLKYFEYTDYGLPDQYSVIIIAQEAWLADNADLATRFLDATRRGYQYGIENPDEAAQILIDENPGVFSEPELVFQSQQLLADEYYLDDDGAWGCVTAEQFAGYSGFLYEAGIVAGPDGGTLAEEPDWSTFYDMTYLGC, from the coding sequence ATGACCCGACGCAGAACGCTCACCCGACTGGTCACTGCCCCACTACTGCTGGGCCTCGTCGTCGCTGCATGTGGCGACGACGACGAGACCGACGACACCTCCGCCGACGAGACGACCGACTCCAGCGAACCCGCCGACGAGATGTCCGATGAGGCGACGGCATCCAGCGAGGACATGAGCGAGGGGGCGAGCGAGCCAGTCGAACTGGAGACGGTGTCGTTCCAGCTCGACTGGGTCCCGAACACGAACCACACCGGCCTGTACGTCGCCGACGCACTCGGCTACTACGCCGATGCCGGCATCGAACTCGAGATCCTCCCCTACTCCGGATCGAGCGGCGACACGATCGTCGCCGAGGGCCAAGGCGACTTCGCGATCTCGTTCCAGAACAGCATCACTCTGTCGAAGCCCGCAGGCGCCGAGATCACAACCGTGGCCGCGGTGGTACAACACGCGGCAGAGGCCATCGCCGTGCGTGCCGACCGTGACGACATCGCGTCACCGGCCGACCTCGACGGCAAGCTCTACGCCGGATTCGGCGGAGCCTTCGAAGTCCCGGTGATGACCGCGGTCATCCAGGCTGCCGGCGGCGAAGGCGAGTTCGAGAGCGTGATCCTTGACACCGCCGCCTATGAGGCCGTCTACAACGACTCGGCCGACTTCGTCATCCCGTTCAAGACCTGGGAAGGCATCGAGGCCGAACTGTCCGACGAACCCTTGAAGTACTTCGAGTACACCGACTACGGGCTGCCCGACCAGTACTCCGTGATCATCATCGCCCAAGAGGCGTGGCTTGCCGACAACGCCGATCTCGCCACACGGTTCCTCGATGCGACCCGACGCGGCTACCAGTACGGGATCGAGAATCCCGACGAGGCCGCCCAGATCCTGATCGACGAGAACCCGGGCGTCTTCTCCGAACCGGAGCTGGTGTTCCAGAGCCAGCAGCTACTGGCCGACGAGTACTACCTCGACGACGACGGAGCTTGGGGTTGCGTCACCGCCGAACAGTTCGCCGGTTACTCCGGGTTCCTGTACGAAGCCGGCATCGTCGCCGGCCCCGACGGCGGAACGCTGGCCGAAGAACCCGACTGGTCGACGTTCTACGACATGACGTATCTGGGTTGCTGA
- a CDS encoding thiamine-binding protein produces MTHALMNIQIIPKAETPDDVYPAVESAIALVQDSGLGYEVGALGTTVEGEIDELFDLARRMNETIVAGGCRSVISQIRVYLGREPISMTSLTDRFRD; encoded by the coding sequence ATGACACATGCACTAATGAACATCCAGATCATCCCGAAAGCGGAGACTCCCGACGACGTGTACCCCGCCGTCGAGTCAGCGATCGCGCTCGTCCAAGACTCCGGGCTCGGCTACGAGGTGGGTGCCCTGGGGACGACGGTCGAAGGTGAAATCGACGAACTGTTCGACCTCGCCCGCCGGATGAACGAGACCATCGTGGCGGGTGGGTGCCGATCGGTCATCTCCCAGATCCGGGTGTACCTCGGCCGTGAGCCGATCTCGATGACCTCGTTGACGGACAGGTTCCGGGACTGA